A portion of the Micromonospora tarapacensis genome contains these proteins:
- a CDS encoding DUF5995 family protein translates to MSEQGEVGEPVWGPVQRDIVDLLADHPTDVPAVVDHLTKLQDMLVRLPPLLDSCPLADFNKLYLTITTSVLDGLYADRFADPVFLSRLDVEFAARYFDALRLWSDSSPSTPRAWACLFERMRGPDARPLPSAAAGVNAHINFDLPFALVTTFDHLESEPVDGSDQHRDYLEINKIFADKIPGLRRGYLEQWQLLIDMLNGDIDDWYQGELIGYTRDVAWRNAQRVWRCRHDPHLHERERRRLDDTAAALGRLLLSPLGAFLQ, encoded by the coding sequence ATGAGCGAGCAGGGCGAGGTTGGCGAACCGGTCTGGGGGCCGGTGCAACGGGACATCGTCGACCTGCTCGCCGATCACCCGACCGACGTGCCCGCCGTGGTCGACCACCTGACCAAGCTGCAGGACATGCTGGTCCGCCTGCCTCCGTTGCTGGACAGCTGTCCGCTGGCCGACTTCAACAAGCTCTATCTCACCATCACCACCAGCGTGCTGGACGGGCTCTACGCCGACCGGTTCGCCGACCCGGTCTTCCTGTCCCGGCTGGATGTGGAGTTCGCCGCCCGGTACTTCGACGCGTTGCGGCTGTGGAGCGATTCCAGCCCCAGCACGCCGCGGGCCTGGGCCTGCCTGTTCGAGCGGATGCGTGGCCCGGACGCCCGTCCGCTGCCCTCGGCGGCGGCGGGTGTGAACGCGCACATCAACTTCGACCTGCCGTTCGCGCTGGTGACCACGTTCGACCACCTGGAGTCCGAGCCGGTCGACGGCAGCGATCAGCACCGCGACTACCTGGAGATCAACAAGATCTTCGCCGACAAGATCCCTGGCCTGCGCCGGGGCTATCTCGAGCAGTGGCAACTGCTCATCGACATGCTCAACGGCGACATCGACGACTGGTACCAGGGTGAGCTGATCGGGTACACGCGGGATGTCGCCTGGCGCAACGCGCAGCGGGTCTGGCGGTGTCGGCACGACCCGCACCTGCACGAGCGTGAGCGCAGGCGGCTCGACGACACCGCCGCCGCGCTCGGTCGGTTGCTGCTGTCGCCCCTCGGGGCGTTCCTGCAGTAG